From Granulimonas faecalis:
ACAGCCTGTACGACTTCTCGGGCGTGGTGCGTGCCGCCGGCATGGAGCCGGCCAACCAGGTGCTCTCGTTCTCCACGGAGCGGCCCGACCAGCCCGTGGCCGACGCCCTGGGGCTGCCGGCCGGCGAGGACGTGTTCAGGGTGGAGCGCCTGCGCATGGCCGACGACGTGGTGATGTCCCTGGAGACGAGCTACCTGCCCTGCCGGCTCTTCCCCGGCCTGGCCGAGGCCGACGTGACCGGGTCCCTCTACGCGGCACTGGCCGGCGGCTGGGGCGTGGAGGCGGCCCAGGCCACCGAGATCTACGAGAGCGTGCTCTTGGGCAGGCGGGAGGCCGAGCTCCTCGGCAGGGCGTACCGCAGCGCCGCGTTCAGGATCACGCGCACGGCCGCCGACGGCCGGGGCAGGCCGTTCGAGATGAGCCACGTGGTGGCCCCGGGCGACCACACGCGCTTCTCCGTGCACCTCAAGCGCGACGGCGTGAGCTGGGGCCCGGCGGAGTAGGGCCCGGCGACCGGGCCGGCGGAGCGGCTGGAATAAAATCATTAGACAGGGTATACTTTGAACGGTAGCAAACCCCTCGTGCCGAGGAGGGCTCCATGAACGGCTTCTCCCTGCTCGTGGTCTTGGTATGCATCGGCGCCATCGCCCTCGTGGCCTGGGCGCTCTACTGGGCCGTCGCCTTCGCCATCGCGCTCTACCAGCACTTGCGCTCGCGGTAGCGGCGGGGTACGGCGCGATTCATCAGCTCCGGGCTGTATGGACGGCGAGTCGGGCGAGCGGCCCGCCCCCGCGCTACACGAACGCGTCCACGCCCCGCTCGCGGAGGGCCCTCGCCAACGGCTCCACGTCCTCGGGGCGCAGCTGGGCCACCCCCTCCAGGCCGTAGTCGCGGCCCAGCAGCGCGTACTTGTTCTCACCAAACTGGTGGAAGGGCAGCGGCTGCAGCCGGGGGCGCCCGTCGCCCCCGCGGCCGGCGTCGCGCCAGGCCGAGAGGACCCACCCGGCCAGACCGTCGGCCGTCTCGGCCACCGCGTCGTCGGACAGGGACGCGTCGATGTTGAAGCCCGGGATCACCGGCGTGCGGCAGAGCACGTCGGCGCCCGAGGAGAAGGCGCGCCTCAGGTTGGCGCCGATCCTCTCCAGGCCCACGCCGGTCCCCTCGCGGTGGCACGCGTCGTCCCAGTGCTTGACGTCGAAGAGCACGAGGTCGAGCGCCCCCGCCACGCGGCCGAAGACCTCCGGCTCGCCGTGACCCGTGGTCTCCATGGCGCACGGCACCCCCTCGTCGTGGAGACGGCCCGCCGCCTCCACGACGAAGTCGGGCCAGAGCAGCGCCTCCCCTCCCGAGAAGGTCACGCCGCCGCCGGACTCCTCGTAGAAGGGCTTGTCCTTGAGGCACTCCCCTACCACCTCGTCCACGGCGCGGTCCGCGCCCACGGGCGTCATGGCGCCCCACCGGCAGGCGTCGGCCACGGCCCCCTGGCCGCCCTCGGCGGCCAGGCGCCGGTGGTCCACCGTCACGCGGGGCGAGCCGTCCCCGTCAAAGGCCAGCGTCACGGCCTCGCTCGCGGCCGCGCACGCGCCGCACCCGCGGCAGGAGCGCGCGTCCCACTCGAGCTGCGTGTAGGCCGCCTGGCTCTCGGGGTTGGCGCACCAGGCGCAGCGCAGGGGGCAGCCCTTGAGGAAGACCACCGTACGGATGCCGGGCCCATCGTCGAGGCTGAACTTCTGGATGTTGAAGACCGGTGCCGTCATCCCCATGGGCGCTCCACAATCTCTTTCGTTCGTAAGTAATTCTTGTTTCGTAAGCGATACTAGGCTATGCTCTCAATGGTAGCAAGCATCAAGCGACTTTCAGGCGCACCCCCAGGAGGAACCCATGACGTCCCAACGGCAGTCCCTGCTCGACCACTTCGGAGAGCTCACGCCCCGCATGCGGCGCTTCCGCGAGGCTGTGCTCGACGAGCGCCCCTACGTCGACGGCGAGCGCGCCGTCCTCTGCACGGAGTCCTACGAGCAGACCAGGGCCCAGCCGCCCGCGATGCGCCGCGCCCTCATGCTCTCCCACATCCTCGACGCCATGACCGTCTACATCGAGCCCGAGACCCTCATCTGCGGCAACCAGGCCACCAAGAACTGCAACGCCCCGGTCTTCCCCGAGTACACCCTCGGCTTCGTCCTCGACGAGCTCGACCTCTTCGAGAAGCGCGACGGCGACGTCTTCCACATCACCGAGGAGACCAAGGAGCAGATCCGCTCCATCGCCCCGTTCTGGGAGGGCAACAACCTGCGCGCCCGGGGCGAGGCCCTGCTCCCCGAGGAGGTCTCCGTCTTCATGGAGACCGGGCTCTTTGGCATGGAGGGCAAGCTCAACGCCGGCGACGCCCACCTGGCCGTGAACCACCGCCGCGTACTGGCCGAGGGCCTGCGCGGCTACGAGGAGCGCGCCCGCAGGCTGAGCGCGGGGCTCGACCTCACCGACCCGGCCTCCATCGACAAGCGCGTCTTCTACAACGCCGTCCTCGAGGTCGTCGCCGCCGTGCGCCGCTTCGCCGGCCGCTACGCCGAGCTCGCCCGCGCCCAGGCCGCCGAGGCCGACCCCGCCCGCGCTGCCGAGCTCCTCGCCATGGCCGAGGCCTGCGAGCGCGTGCCCTACGAGCCCGCCCGCACCTTCCGCGAGGCCGTCCAGGCCGTGTGGTTCCTCCAGGTGATCCTGCAG
This genomic window contains:
- a CDS encoding GntR family transcriptional regulator, which gives rise to MEALVAAVDPTAAQPLYKQIAQALRALVTEGVLAPDDPLPTEKEICRALGVGRSTVRAALSSLVDEGMVTRRAGKGTFVAPATMRRTLNSLYDFSGVVRAAGMEPANQVLSFSTERPDQPVADALGLPAGEDVFRVERLRMADDVVMSLETSYLPCRLFPGLAEADVTGSLYAALAGGWGVEAAQATEIYESVLLGRREAELLGRAYRSAAFRITRTAADGRGRPFEMSHVVAPGDHTRFSVHLKRDGVSWGPAE
- a CDS encoding glycyl-radical enzyme activating protein; the protein is MGMTAPVFNIQKFSLDDGPGIRTVVFLKGCPLRCAWCANPESQAAYTQLEWDARSCRGCGACAAASEAVTLAFDGDGSPRVTVDHRRLAAEGGQGAVADACRWGAMTPVGADRAVDEVVGECLKDKPFYEESGGGVTFSGGEALLWPDFVVEAAGRLHDEGVPCAMETTGHGEPEVFGRVAGALDLVLFDVKHWDDACHREGTGVGLERIGANLRRAFSSGADVLCRTPVIPGFNIDASLSDDAVAETADGLAGWVLSAWRDAGRGGDGRPRLQPLPFHQFGENKYALLGRDYGLEGVAQLRPEDVEPLARALRERGVDAFV